One Eubacteriales bacterium mix99 genomic window carries:
- a CDS encoding transglutaminase domain-containing protein — MKGNGWHKNSLRYIILLIMALGIPFPMGGLSYLEHPDITTVDQWVLPGNAVKPLDFISEESDAVSNAISFRNTPDTSQPGEQDIILIIGDSSKRYVERKAKLTVLDARNTVSMEAGPFPLDVTIDDFLGDTHYDASLITDTSAMDPAKPGTYPVKLKIDGRVLDADIKVVDTTPPTANTMEDATIWIGDEPKAETLVKDIADATAVTVRFREEYDFTTEGEQQVALVLTDTSGNESELTVPVKIKKDTEPPVISGAYNQQVYIGDTVSYKKGVTITDNRDQDITLNVDTSQVNLRQKGIYPVVYSAEDAAGNQATKEITIEVRKAVVSPKQVDKLCDKILKEITNPGMSQKDKAYAIYQWTNGSILYTGDSDKSDWMAEAYRGITKKHGDCFTYFSVSKALLTRAGIGNLDVTRAGGRTRHYWSMINCGDGWYHFDSSPHNDGKETFMMTDREVDKYTRKRGKHYYSFDKSQYPRTPEQ, encoded by the coding sequence ATGAAAGGAAACGGATGGCATAAGAATAGTTTGAGGTACATCATTTTATTGATCATGGCCCTGGGAATCCCGTTCCCTATGGGAGGGCTTTCTTATCTGGAACATCCGGATATCACCACAGTGGACCAATGGGTCCTTCCTGGCAATGCGGTGAAACCGCTGGATTTTATATCGGAGGAGAGCGATGCGGTTTCCAACGCCATATCTTTCCGGAACACTCCGGACACCAGCCAGCCGGGAGAGCAGGATATCATACTGATCATAGGGGACAGCAGCAAAAGATATGTGGAAAGGAAGGCAAAGCTTACCGTGCTGGATGCCCGGAACACGGTAAGCATGGAAGCAGGGCCGTTCCCCCTGGATGTGACCATTGATGACTTTCTGGGAGATACCCATTATGACGCCTCCCTGATTACAGATACTTCCGCCATGGACCCTGCAAAACCGGGGACCTACCCAGTGAAACTGAAAATAGACGGACGAGTCCTGGATGCAGACATTAAGGTGGTGGACACCACTCCGCCGACTGCAAACACGATGGAGGATGCAACCATATGGATCGGGGATGAGCCGAAAGCGGAAACCCTGGTAAAGGATATTGCAGATGCCACTGCGGTAACCGTCCGTTTCAGGGAAGAATACGACTTTACAACGGAAGGGGAACAGCAGGTGGCCCTGGTACTGACCGATACTTCGGGAAATGAAAGCGAGCTTACGGTACCGGTAAAGATCAAAAAAGATACCGAACCGCCGGTTATTTCCGGAGCATATAACCAACAGGTTTACATCGGAGATACCGTATCCTATAAAAAAGGGGTTACCATAACGGACAACCGGGACCAGGACATAACCCTCAATGTGGACACCAGTCAGGTAAATCTGAGACAGAAAGGGATTTACCCGGTGGTGTATTCCGCGGAGGATGCCGCGGGAAACCAGGCAACAAAGGAAATCACCATAGAGGTCCGGAAAGCTGTTGTTTCGCCAAAACAGGTAGATAAACTGTGTGATAAAATTCTCAAAGAAATTACAAATCCGGGTATGAGCCAAAAGGACAAGGCATATGCCATTTATCAATGGACCAATGGAAGCATCCTTTATACCGGAGATTCGGACAAATCGGACTGGATGGCGGAAGCGTATCGTGGCATCACCAAAAAGCACGGCGACTGTTTCACTTATTTCTCCGTCTCCAAAGCACTGCTGACCAGGGCAGGCATTGGCAATCTGGATGTTACCCGAGCCGGCGGCAGGACAAGACATTACTGGAGCATGATCAACTGCGGGGATGGCTGGTACCATTTTGACTCCAGTCCCCACAATGATGGTAAGGAAACCTTTATGATGACAGACAGGGAAGTAGATAAATATACGAGGAAGCGCGGGAAGCATTATTATTCCTTTGACAAATCGCAGTATCCCAGGACGCCGGAACAATAA
- the gatC gene encoding Asp-tRNA(Asn)/Glu-tRNA(Gln) amidotransferase subunit GatC translates to MKVDENTIRYLAGLAKLEFSGEETTRLAEEFQKIFDHFENISGAYSKMMDEKPEPAGESVLRKDEVKPFGSRQELFRNAKPMRNGFLVVPKVLEQEKK, encoded by the coding sequence GTGAAAGTGGATGAAAATACTATTCGATATCTTGCAGGACTGGCGAAACTGGAGTTTTCCGGGGAGGAAACAACCCGGCTTGCAGAGGAATTTCAGAAAATATTCGATCATTTTGAGAACATCAGCGGGGCATATTCAAAGATGATGGATGAAAAACCGGAGCCCGCCGGGGAGTCAGTCCTTCGCAAAGACGAAGTGAAACCCTTTGGCAGCCGGCAGGAGCTTTTCCGGAATGCCAAACCGATGCGGAATGGATTCCTTGTGGTACCGAAGGTTTTGGAACAGGAGAAAAAATGA
- the gatA gene encoding Asp-tRNA(Asn)/Glu-tRNA(Gln) amidotransferase subunit GatA — protein sequence MTIDEIQKGYRDKRFSVQEIVTEYLERIRELDGTIGAFLTVCDDSALQKAAELDEKRSRGEKTGSLAGIPVAVKDNICTRGIRTTCASRVLEDFIPPYDATAVKKLKEAGAILIGKANLDEFAMGSSTETSAFQTTRNPWDITKVPGGSSGGSAAAVAAGFTPLAIGSDTGGSIRQPSAFCGVVGLKPTYGSVSRYGLVAFASSLDQIGPIAGNVKDCALAFQLLQGQDPNDSTSMQSDAAGAPSFPFCLPDQGIRGWKIGLPRECFRHGLHPEIEESVRECGRLFEKLGATVREISLPVWDMGMNVYYILSSAEASSNLARYDGIRYGIRAKDYNNLEELMVRTRSEGFGWETKRRILLGTCVLSSGYEQGYYQKAMLLRDKIRAAFRKAFQEYDLLLLPTTPTLPFDIGKQHSDPLEMYLADIHTVPMNIAGVPALSLPCGFSRSGLPIGVQLAANHFEENKLFSAASLLEREFGLSGRNRPPNTSLEGKNGDNLMWGGKRD from the coding sequence ATGACAATCGATGAGATTCAAAAAGGATATCGTGACAAACGTTTTTCCGTACAGGAGATTGTCACAGAATATCTGGAGCGGATCAGGGAACTGGACGGAACAATCGGCGCCTTTCTGACAGTCTGTGACGATTCAGCACTTCAAAAGGCAGCGGAACTGGACGAAAAGAGGAGCAGAGGGGAAAAGACCGGATCTTTGGCGGGCATCCCCGTTGCCGTCAAGGATAACATCTGTACCAGAGGAATCCGGACCACCTGTGCTTCCAGAGTGCTGGAGGACTTTATTCCCCCCTATGATGCAACGGCAGTAAAAAAGTTGAAGGAAGCGGGCGCCATCCTGATCGGGAAAGCTAATCTGGATGAATTTGCCATGGGATCCTCCACGGAAACCTCCGCTTTTCAAACGACCCGGAACCCATGGGATATTACAAAAGTACCGGGGGGTTCCTCCGGGGGCTCGGCCGCTGCCGTGGCTGCCGGATTTACACCGCTGGCCATCGGCTCCGATACAGGTGGATCCATTCGTCAGCCGTCCGCCTTCTGTGGCGTGGTGGGGCTGAAGCCGACCTATGGCAGTGTTTCCCGATATGGGCTGGTGGCTTTTGCGTCTTCCCTGGATCAGATCGGGCCCATTGCCGGCAATGTAAAGGACTGTGCCCTGGCGTTTCAGCTACTGCAGGGCCAGGATCCCAATGACTCCACCAGCATGCAGTCGGATGCGGCTGGAGCGCCTTCTTTCCCGTTCTGTCTGCCGGATCAGGGAATACGGGGCTGGAAGATTGGCCTGCCAAGGGAATGTTTCCGGCATGGGCTTCATCCGGAGATTGAGGAATCTGTCCGGGAGTGCGGCCGGCTTTTTGAAAAGCTGGGAGCCACGGTCCGGGAAATCTCCCTGCCGGTGTGGGATATGGGAATGAACGTCTATTATATCCTTTCCTCGGCGGAAGCAAGCTCGAATCTGGCACGGTACGACGGGATCCGGTACGGCATCCGGGCAAAGGATTACAATAATCTGGAGGAGCTGATGGTCCGTACCCGGTCGGAGGGTTTTGGCTGGGAAACCAAGAGAAGGATCCTGCTGGGGACCTGTGTTTTGTCCTCCGGGTATGAGCAGGGCTACTATCAAAAGGCGATGCTTCTGCGGGATAAAATCCGGGCGGCCTTTCGGAAAGCCTTTCAGGAATATGATCTTCTTCTTTTGCCCACCACACCGACGCTTCCCTTTGATATCGGGAAACAGCACAGTGATCCGCTGGAAATGTACCTGGCAGATATCCATACCGTACCAATGAATATTGCGGGGGTCCCGGCTCTCTCTCTTCCCTGTGGATTCAGCCGATCCGGCCTGCCCATCGGGGTGCAGCTGGCCGCCAATCATTTTGAGGAAAACAAGCTGTTCTCAGCGGCAAGTCTTCTGGAAAGGGAGTTCGGACTCTCCGGCAGGAACAGGCCGCCGAATACATCGCTGGAAGGGAAAAATGGGGACAACTTAATGTGGGGAGGGAAACGGGATTGA
- the gatB gene encoding Asp-tRNA(Asn)/Glu-tRNA(Gln) amidotransferase subunit GatB, translated as MFETVIGLEIHAELNTKSKIFCSCSTRFGNRPNENTCPVCMGLPGTLPVLNKEAVRLAARAGTALHCSVNRVSRFDRKNYFYPDLPKAYQITQYDLPLCEFGYLDIETGQDRPNGTRRTHRIGISRIHLEEDAGKLIHPEGETVTLLDYNRAGVPLIEIVTEPDMRSPEEAVAFLKALKSILEYTEVSDCRMEQGSLRCDVNLSVREMGKTDFGTKVEIKNLNSFREIQRALAAEGERQKKQYCSGGPDSILPETRRWDNGRGRTVTMRSKEGNQDYRYFPDPDLPPVFLDRSLLCPMRNGIPELPEQKKERFLREYGLNPYEAGLLTGEKALAGYYEEVVGFGVDSREAAHWILYELLRIRKEAGNREIPVKSRYLADLIQKIGEGRISRNTGKDVLMEMVVTRKAPGEIIREKGLSQISDPAELQKIIRGVLSRNTDAAQDYKKGSAKAIGFLMGQIMKASRGKANPNLARVLLEELLS; from the coding sequence TTGTTTGAAACAGTCATTGGTCTGGAAATCCATGCAGAGCTGAATACAAAGTCCAAAATCTTTTGCTCCTGCTCCACCCGGTTTGGCAACCGGCCCAATGAAAATACCTGCCCGGTCTGCATGGGACTGCCGGGCACCCTGCCGGTGCTGAATAAGGAGGCGGTGCGGCTGGCGGCCCGGGCAGGGACCGCCCTGCACTGTTCTGTTAATCGGGTCAGCCGATTCGACCGGAAGAATTACTTTTATCCGGATCTTCCAAAGGCTTATCAGATCACCCAGTATGACCTGCCGCTCTGTGAGTTCGGATATCTGGATATCGAAACCGGGCAGGACAGACCGAACGGGACGCGCCGGACCCATCGGATCGGTATCTCCCGGATTCATCTGGAAGAGGATGCGGGCAAGCTGATTCATCCGGAAGGCGAGACGGTGACCCTTCTGGACTATAACCGGGCGGGGGTGCCGCTGATTGAAATCGTAACCGAGCCGGATATGCGTTCTCCGGAAGAGGCGGTTGCCTTTCTGAAAGCGCTGAAATCCATCCTGGAATATACGGAAGTATCGGACTGCAGGATGGAGCAGGGATCCCTGCGCTGTGATGTCAATCTTTCCGTAAGGGAAATGGGGAAGACAGATTTCGGCACGAAGGTGGAGATCAAGAATTTGAACTCTTTTCGGGAGATTCAAAGGGCCCTTGCCGCAGAAGGGGAACGGCAGAAGAAACAATATTGCTCTGGGGGCCCGGACAGCATCCTTCCGGAAACCAGACGCTGGGATAACGGCAGGGGTCGGACCGTGACCATGCGTTCCAAGGAAGGGAATCAGGATTACCGATATTTCCCGGATCCGGATCTTCCCCCTGTTTTTCTTGACCGTTCCCTGCTGTGTCCGATGCGAAACGGGATTCCGGAATTGCCGGAGCAGAAAAAGGAACGATTTTTGCGGGAGTATGGTCTGAACCCTTATGAGGCCGGACTCCTGACCGGTGAAAAAGCTCTGGCGGGTTACTATGAGGAAGTCGTTGGCTTTGGCGTTGACTCCAGGGAGGCAGCCCACTGGATCCTGTATGAGCTGCTGCGGATCCGCAAGGAGGCCGGAAACCGGGAAATCCCGGTGAAGAGCCGTTATCTGGCGGACCTGATTCAAAAGATCGGGGAGGGCCGGATCAGCCGGAATACCGGGAAGGATGTCCTTATGGAAATGGTTGTTACCCGGAAGGCGCCGGGAGAGATTATCCGGGAAAAGGGCCTTTCCCAAATCAGCGATCCGGCGGAGCTGCAAAAAATAATCCGGGGCGTGTTGTCCCGGAATACGGATGCAGCGCAGGATTACAAAAAGGGCAGCGCAAAGGCCATCGGTTTTTTAATGGGACAGATCATGAAGGCGAGCCGGGGCAAGGCCAACCCCAATCTTGCCAGGGTTCTTCTGGAGGAGCTGCTGTCCTGA